One window from the genome of Sphingomicrobium arenosum encodes:
- a CDS encoding helix-turn-helix transcriptional regulator — protein MASNDSLDWIYEAAFDDDALDALAGRLMERFDSQHLLAGWIGADGDFRSLVAANYEADHLTRYFGEFAEKDIWLAAEMPYAGIERSIRSSDLVDQSVYQRSEIYNDFFRPTGLEVFHSLSLSANNRDGAGAWALHRARGRGDRDFTIEDREDIERIGGALRHVMKVRSRLVRERSGQKAFSLVSDRTRIGGVLLGPGGGLVQANRLGEDMLHIGDVIRLARGRVVASDEVADWFAGALRGIFSTATPHASSSHAHDARGRRIALTLSPVPTFMGMRAMLFLSMPVELGEGHDAALVDAFGLTRSEAQVMRLLANGGTAQGIAVRRGTSLQTVRVQLRHAMGKMGCTRQSEAIALAKRFLIAADPPDHTQFEV, from the coding sequence ATGGCGTCGAATGACTCGCTCGACTGGATTTACGAGGCGGCGTTCGATGACGACGCCCTCGATGCGCTCGCGGGGCGCCTCATGGAACGGTTCGACAGCCAGCATCTTCTTGCCGGATGGATCGGCGCCGACGGCGATTTCAGGTCGCTCGTCGCGGCCAATTACGAGGCCGATCACCTGACGCGATATTTCGGTGAGTTTGCCGAAAAGGATATCTGGCTCGCCGCCGAAATGCCTTACGCCGGGATCGAACGAAGCATCCGGTCTAGCGACCTCGTCGACCAGTCGGTCTACCAGCGCAGCGAGATCTACAACGACTTCTTCCGCCCGACCGGGCTCGAGGTGTTCCACAGCCTGTCCTTGTCGGCCAACAATCGCGACGGCGCGGGAGCCTGGGCGCTCCACCGCGCGCGTGGCCGCGGCGACCGCGATTTTACCATCGAGGACCGCGAGGATATCGAGCGGATCGGCGGGGCGCTGCGCCATGTCATGAAGGTGCGATCGCGGCTGGTGCGCGAACGCAGCGGGCAAAAGGCCTTTTCGCTGGTGTCCGACCGCACCCGTATCGGCGGCGTCCTTCTCGGCCCGGGCGGCGGGCTGGTGCAGGCCAACCGGCTCGGCGAGGACATGCTGCACATCGGCGATGTCATCCGCCTCGCGCGTGGCCGCGTCGTGGCCAGCGACGAGGTCGCCGACTGGTTCGCGGGCGCGCTTCGGGGGATCTTCTCGACGGCGACGCCGCACGCTTCGTCGAGCCATGCGCATGACGCGCGCGGTCGCCGCATCGCGCTCACCTTGTCGCCGGTGCCGACCTTCATGGGAATGCGGGCGATGCTGTTCCTGTCGATGCCAGTCGAACTGGGCGAGGGCCATGATGCCGCGCTGGTCGACGCCTTCGGCCTGACGCGCAGCGAGGCGCAGGTGATGCGTTTGCTCGCCAACGGCGGTACGGCGCAGGGCATCGCGGTGCGGCGCGGCACATCGCTGCAGACCGTTCGGGTGCAATTGCGTCATGCCATGGGCAAGATGGGCTGCACCCGCCAGAGCGAGGCGATCGCGCTGGCCAAGCGCTTCCTGATCGCAGCCGATCCGCCCGATCATACCCAATTCGAGGTATGA
- a CDS encoding Ig-like domain-containing protein produces MSTKRTALLLLATTSMTLPQMANAGTVTAGKASISLAQDGDCGLGASPTVFTITAPTRSSYPTPSPARDYYTGNYVGFHQGGTVITSAKVQASPDSVTVPSLDTSKLAQARSYVYYAESTTYVTTDFYAPTTTYVQYRTLYDQPVVFDPSQVDPSCPGDYNPGPAPVIDVTPAGDLPDDGVIEISANERLVGLEASDFTISGGIVESVVQNDTLGHSFSVTITPSASTVDLTLPAGAAKDVTGNNSPAVSRSYSAVPADTTAPTGYSASFDDAAMNASEVGSASFTMAGAEVGATYAYSITSSGGGSAVTGSGTVSATDQQVTGLNLSGLADGTLTLSLTLTDAASNVGSAVSATASKDTVAPNDIETMFSAQWITSANVSGYTVELTNATAGATYTLTATPFSGGGATVSVSGTATGSPSTTPAMDLSGLPDGYVNFKLSYTDAAGNAAADRYWSMQKDVTAPSGYGVAFDADSFDYAAWVADSMSFTVTGGEAGSYVDYVVTSSGGGSTSGTASSTAADQVITINDSFRLSEGTLTIEVKLRDRSGNIGAVVTDTAELVFDSEAPSGYSVSFPDTYVNASESTSTSFVMAGAEVGATYNYSFTTLNSYTSSTGTLPGSAGATVTGSGTVTAADQTVGGIDISSLGDGQLRVVLTLTDAAGNVGEAVNSGGAPAFKDTSTPASAANFPRAYINSANLDSSAPYISVPTSNSTYSYTLTSSGGGASQSGSGTLTGVSGSSAAVPGVNVAAMADGTLTLELQITDAAGNGPFTSIATTLKDTVAPSPSVQWTKTQYNADDIATAGLRFTNVEAGDTYSWRLNGTTVTGTGTFSSSDEVVYIDLTGYADGTYWVTASVTDPQFNKSADVARPTEKDTVGPAPTLAFPSPTIAWESRDAVTLTAPFNCEVNRGCDFELSITSSGGGSPVTASGSKAWNAPSNDIGPLDLSGLAAGTLTATLKVTDTEGNHTTVEATATLAGDATAPTGYSASFDDALLNASEATNAAFTMAGAEVGATYAYSITSSGGGSAVTGSGTVASTGEQLSGLDLSGLGDGTLTLSLTLTDAAGNAGSAVTASTIKDATGPSGYDTYFDVSNIAADKASSSQLNLRNAGVGDSFTYRVTSSGGGKPVTGSGTVASNPQITTVDLRGLADGALTLEMTVTDSAGNVGATVMSSGTLDTTAPGAPVISAASLITSANAANFSFDASSLEIGARVEVTISGGSKWVAQSLADNDADTQSFTGFDLSGFDDGMIMIEVTAVDAVGNRTTSMTTVDKDASGPSGHMVAMDAASYDDATLGNASIVVSDGELASTYAYSITSSGGGAAVTGSGEIGSSNHIVTGIDLSSLNDGTLTVSVVLADAYGNSSAAVTDTATLQRDIAAPTGYSVSFVDPLMSSVEWGNFNLTGAEVGTTYAWTISSSGGGSIAGSGTVTAASQLIDGIALGTLGEGELTLSLTLTDAAGNIGTAATAIGTLDRTLWPASYTPVPIDGGDVTAYTLALSGLEIGATYRVSVRSQTDGTQVDGSDFVATATEMASPALDASGVSDGAVWAMVMVTDPAGNSVTTYSTTTKDVGAPAGYAVTLGAASYDDATLSSASFEMTGAEVGATFDYTITSSGGGTPVAGNGTVTSAAQTVSGIDLSPLGDGTLTLSLTLTDRVGNEGLAATTTAALQRDVTAPTGYAVAFGGTLISAADAASVSFDMTGAEIGATYAYEISSSGGGTAVTGTGTITASSQQVSGLDLSGLGDGTLTLSMTLTDAAGNVGDAATGTATKDTGAPIDYGFDLFDTVIASANAAAYNVPVLFASDPAGYTVDLEFASTGGGSLSESYAVSGSQDQRSVDLAALGDGDVTMRFRLTDAAGNVGAWVSAALIKDTVGPVISHGALSVFSGVLETTISLDDTSGLYLDYRVTSSNGGTPITGTIPADSSTSFQAFVGSLPSGILTLTLEGADAYGNRTSVSSTIDADLAAPTGYAIAFADSDIAANEAAGITLELTGLESDSTYSVTLISESGGTPIVLRGAASGSTHTINGIDVSGLAGGTLMAYLVVSDAAGNGGDEVYATAAKDTAVPETIVTAPSGAGLQPFALPLSFGEPVTGLTAGDFLVANAGVTLSGGPADYVLTVTPTGAGDVTIGLPAGAAQDVAGNPTAAVDAITIAIDAVVPEPMVSTPPASVNGPFDLSMSFGEPVTGLEIADFIVENATITLSGGPADWTITVTPTGDGDIAIRLPEGAAQDASGNPTKAFAADIAVAYDVTAPVPMVSPPAGEGLAAFDLPITFGEDVFGLTASDFIVANASVILTGGPSSYVLTVTPSGAGDVTIALPEGAGEDGAGNPTAAIVTITIAIDAVLPEPVVSVPPTSVNGPFDLSLSFGEPVIGLEASDFIVENATIALSGGPADWIITVTPTGGGDIAIRLPEGAAQDASGNPTKAFAADIAVAFDDEAPTATLSAAPGRITGPFDLAIAFSEAVSGLALDDFTLVNASVSDLRTTDASHYVVTVTPSAMGAFSVALAADAVVDGAGNGNPASAAYAGQYIDEAAVRKETVSLVAGFMGRRGDQIMSAEPDLGSMLLDQGAGGSVAANGEGANVRLAFNGTLNLSDLGVRLGEAHAKRIGLWLRGSYVHADGGATDSDLWMVHGGAHYRFDDKALLGLMGQYDDAALSDDTAGSAAEGTGWMVGPYFAARLAPRLVVDGRAAWGQSDNEVSPYGTYVDGFDATRSLYRFGVTGDLDLSKSWSLRPHARLIRFREESEAYVDSQQVSIPAVSVEVGRLAFGPTIERRIEANERHVQIAPRFGIEGLWDFDSERRADGVAGFDGSSDDFRARLKAGVTIGTGQVGVDVDTFYDGIGANDYSAYGLSVKLRTGF; encoded by the coding sequence ATGTCGACCAAGCGTACCGCTCTTCTCCTTCTTGCCACCACCTCGATGACGCTGCCGCAGATGGCGAACGCGGGGACGGTGACGGCGGGCAAGGCATCCATCTCGCTGGCGCAGGACGGCGATTGCGGTCTTGGCGCGAGCCCCACCGTGTTCACGATCACCGCCCCGACGCGGTCGTCCTATCCGACCCCGTCACCCGCCCGTGACTATTACACGGGCAATTACGTCGGGTTTCATCAGGGTGGCACGGTCATCACTTCCGCAAAGGTGCAGGCATCGCCTGATAGCGTGACGGTTCCGTCGTTAGATACCTCGAAGCTCGCGCAGGCGCGTTCCTATGTCTATTATGCCGAATCTACGACCTACGTAACCACGGACTTCTATGCGCCCACGACGACATACGTTCAATATCGCACGTTGTACGATCAGCCTGTAGTCTTCGATCCCTCTCAAGTCGACCCGTCCTGCCCCGGCGATTATAACCCGGGACCCGCGCCGGTCATCGATGTCACGCCGGCGGGCGACCTGCCCGATGACGGGGTGATCGAGATCAGCGCCAACGAGCGCCTCGTCGGGCTCGAGGCGTCCGACTTCACCATCAGCGGCGGCATCGTCGAGAGCGTGGTGCAGAACGACACGCTGGGGCACAGCTTCAGCGTCACCATCACGCCCAGCGCATCGACCGTCGATCTGACGCTGCCCGCCGGGGCGGCCAAGGACGTGACCGGCAACAACAGCCCGGCAGTGTCGCGCAGCTACAGCGCTGTACCCGCCGATACGACCGCCCCCACCGGCTATTCGGCAAGCTTCGACGATGCGGCGATGAACGCGAGCGAGGTCGGCTCGGCGAGCTTCACCATGGCGGGCGCCGAAGTGGGCGCGACCTACGCCTATTCGATCACCTCCTCGGGTGGCGGCAGCGCGGTTACGGGCAGCGGCACCGTGAGCGCGACCGACCAACAGGTGACGGGCCTCAACCTCTCGGGTCTCGCCGATGGGACGTTGACGCTTTCGCTGACGCTCACCGACGCCGCCAGCAATGTCGGCAGCGCGGTCTCCGCGACGGCGTCCAAGGACACGGTGGCGCCAAACGATATCGAGACGATGTTCTCGGCGCAGTGGATCACGTCCGCCAATGTCTCGGGCTATACCGTCGAACTGACCAATGCGACGGCGGGGGCGACCTATACGCTGACCGCCACGCCGTTCAGCGGCGGCGGCGCTACGGTCAGCGTCAGCGGCACCGCGACCGGTAGCCCGTCGACGACCCCCGCGATGGACCTGTCCGGCCTTCCCGACGGCTATGTCAATTTCAAGCTGAGCTATACCGATGCGGCGGGTAATGCGGCGGCGGATCGCTACTGGTCCATGCAGAAGGACGTGACCGCGCCGTCGGGCTATGGCGTGGCGTTCGACGCCGACAGCTTCGATTATGCCGCGTGGGTCGCTGACAGCATGAGCTTTACCGTGACGGGCGGCGAGGCCGGATCCTATGTCGACTATGTGGTCACGAGCAGCGGCGGCGGCAGCACCTCGGGAACGGCCAGCAGCACGGCGGCCGACCAGGTCATCACGATCAATGACAGCTTCCGCCTCTCGGAAGGCACGCTGACGATCGAGGTGAAGCTGCGTGACCGGTCGGGCAACATCGGCGCGGTCGTGACCGACACGGCGGAGCTCGTCTTCGACAGCGAAGCTCCCTCTGGCTATTCGGTCAGCTTCCCGGACACCTATGTCAATGCGAGCGAATCGACCAGCACCAGCTTCGTGATGGCGGGCGCCGAGGTGGGCGCGACCTACAATTATTCGTTCACGACGCTCAACAGCTATACTTCGAGCACGGGCACGCTGCCGGGTTCGGCTGGAGCCACCGTCACCGGGAGCGGCACGGTCACGGCAGCCGACCAGACGGTCGGGGGGATCGACATCTCCTCGCTCGGCGACGGGCAACTGCGCGTCGTGCTGACGCTGACCGATGCCGCGGGCAACGTGGGCGAGGCGGTCAACAGCGGCGGCGCGCCGGCGTTCAAGGACACCAGTACGCCCGCGTCGGCCGCCAATTTCCCGCGGGCCTATATCAACAGTGCAAACCTCGACAGTTCGGCGCCCTATATCTCGGTGCCCACGAGCAACTCTACCTACAGCTATACGCTGACCAGTTCGGGCGGCGGCGCGAGCCAGAGCGGCTCTGGCACGCTGACGGGCGTCTCGGGCTCGAGCGCTGCGGTGCCCGGCGTCAATGTGGCGGCGATGGCCGATGGCACGCTGACGCTCGAATTGCAGATCACCGACGCGGCGGGCAACGGTCCGTTCACGTCGATCGCCACCACGCTCAAGGACACGGTCGCCCCGAGCCCGTCGGTCCAGTGGACCAAGACCCAATATAACGCCGACGATATCGCGACAGCCGGTCTGCGCTTCACCAACGTGGAGGCGGGAGATACGTATAGCTGGCGGCTCAATGGCACCACGGTCACCGGCACCGGCACCTTCTCCTCTTCGGACGAGGTCGTTTATATCGATCTGACCGGTTATGCCGACGGAACCTACTGGGTCACCGCCTCGGTCACCGATCCGCAGTTCAACAAGAGTGCCGACGTCGCGCGCCCGACCGAAAAGGACACGGTCGGTCCGGCGCCGACGCTCGCCTTTCCGTCGCCCACCATCGCATGGGAAAGCCGCGATGCGGTGACGCTGACGGCGCCGTTCAACTGCGAGGTCAATCGCGGTTGCGATTTCGAACTGTCGATCACGTCGTCGGGAGGCGGGTCCCCGGTGACGGCGAGCGGGTCGAAGGCCTGGAACGCGCCCAGCAACGACATCGGCCCGCTCGACCTGTCGGGCCTGGCGGCGGGCACGCTGACGGCGACACTCAAGGTGACCGATACCGAGGGCAACCACACGACCGTCGAGGCGACCGCGACGCTGGCGGGCGATGCGACCGCGCCGACAGGCTATTCGGCGAGCTTCGACGATGCGCTGCTGAACGCTTCCGAAGCGACCAACGCGGCCTTCACCATGGCGGGCGCCGAAGTGGGCGCGACCTATGCCTATTCGATCACGTCGAGTGGCGGCGGCAGCGCGGTCACCGGTTCGGGCACGGTCGCGTCGACCGGCGAGCAACTCTCGGGCCTCGACTTGTCGGGGCTCGGCGATGGCACGCTCACCCTCTCGCTCACGCTGACCGACGCGGCGGGCAATGCCGGGAGCGCGGTGACCGCGAGTACCATCAAGGATGCGACCGGCCCAAGCGGCTACGACACCTATTTCGACGTCTCGAATATCGCCGCGGACAAGGCTTCGTCCTCGCAACTCAACCTTCGCAACGCGGGCGTGGGCGACAGCTTCACCTATCGGGTGACGAGTTCGGGCGGGGGCAAGCCGGTAACCGGCAGCGGCACGGTGGCGAGCAACCCGCAGATCACGACCGTGGACCTGCGCGGACTGGCCGACGGCGCGCTCACGCTAGAGATGACGGTCACCGACAGCGCAGGCAATGTCGGTGCGACGGTCATGAGCAGCGGCACGCTCGATACCACCGCGCCGGGCGCGCCGGTGATCAGCGCCGCGTCCCTGATCACCAGCGCCAATGCCGCCAATTTCAGCTTCGATGCCTCCAGTCTCGAAATCGGCGCACGGGTCGAGGTCACCATATCTGGCGGCTCGAAGTGGGTCGCCCAGTCGCTGGCGGACAATGACGCGGACACGCAGTCGTTCACCGGCTTCGATCTCTCGGGCTTTGACGATGGCATGATCATGATCGAGGTGACGGCCGTCGATGCCGTCGGCAACCGGACGACCTCGATGACCACCGTCGACAAGGATGCGTCGGGGCCGAGCGGCCATATGGTGGCGATGGACGCGGCCAGCTATGACGACGCGACGCTCGGCAATGCCTCGATCGTGGTCAGCGACGGCGAACTCGCGTCGACCTACGCCTACAGCATTACAAGTTCGGGCGGCGGCGCGGCGGTGACCGGGAGCGGCGAGATCGGCTCCAGCAACCACATCGTGACGGGGATCGACCTGTCGAGCCTCAATGACGGCACGCTGACCGTCTCGGTGGTGCTGGCCGATGCCTATGGCAATAGCAGCGCGGCCGTGACCGACACGGCGACGCTCCAGCGCGACATCGCTGCGCCCACCGGCTATTCGGTGAGCTTCGTCGATCCGCTGATGTCGTCCGTTGAGTGGGGCAATTTCAACCTGACCGGGGCGGAAGTCGGGACGACCTATGCCTGGACGATCAGCTCTTCGGGTGGCGGGTCGATCGCTGGGAGCGGCACCGTTACGGCGGCGAGCCAGCTGATCGACGGCATCGCCCTCGGCACTCTTGGCGAGGGCGAACTGACGCTGTCGCTGACGCTCACCGACGCCGCCGGCAATATCGGCACTGCCGCGACCGCCATCGGCACGCTCGACCGGACGCTGTGGCCGGCAAGCTATACGCCGGTTCCGATCGATGGCGGCGACGTGACAGCCTATACGCTCGCGCTATCCGGGCTGGAGATCGGCGCGACCTATCGTGTCAGCGTGCGCAGCCAGACGGACGGCACGCAGGTCGACGGAAGCGATTTCGTCGCGACCGCGACCGAGATGGCATCGCCGGCGCTGGACGCCAGCGGCGTGAGCGACGGCGCGGTCTGGGCGATGGTCATGGTGACCGACCCGGCGGGCAACAGCGTCACAACCTATTCTACCACGACCAAGGACGTCGGCGCCCCCGCCGGCTATGCGGTGACGCTCGGCGCGGCCAGCTATGACGACGCGACCCTGTCGAGCGCGAGCTTCGAGATGACCGGTGCCGAAGTCGGCGCGACCTTCGATTATACCATCACGAGCTCGGGCGGCGGGACGCCCGTCGCCGGGAACGGCACGGTCACCTCGGCAGCACAGACCGTCAGCGGGATCGATCTGTCGCCGCTCGGCGACGGAACGCTGACGCTGTCGCTGACGCTGACCGACCGCGTTGGCAACGAGGGCCTCGCGGCCACCACGACCGCGGCCCTTCAGCGCGACGTCACCGCCCCCACGGGCTATGCGGTCGCGTTCGGCGGCACGCTGATCAGCGCGGCCGACGCCGCCAGCGTCTCGTTCGACATGACCGGCGCCGAAATCGGCGCCACCTATGCCTATGAAATCAGCTCCTCGGGTGGCGGCACGGCGGTGACCGGCACCGGCACGATCACGGCCTCGAGCCAGCAGGTGTCGGGGCTCGACCTGTCGGGTCTCGGCGATGGCACGCTGACCCTGTCCATGACGCTGACCGACGCGGCGGGCAATGTCGGTGATGCGGCGACCGGCACGGCAACCAAGGACACGGGCGCGCCTATCGATTATGGCTTCGACCTGTTCGACACCGTGATCGCCAGCGCCAATGCGGCCGCCTACAACGTCCCGGTGCTTTTCGCCTCCGATCCGGCTGGCTACACCGTCGATCTCGAATTTGCGTCTACGGGTGGCGGCAGCCTGAGCGAAAGCTATGCCGTCTCGGGATCGCAGGACCAGCGCAGCGTCGACCTCGCCGCGCTTGGCGATGGCGATGTCACGATGCGCTTCAGGCTCACCGATGCTGCGGGCAATGTCGGTGCATGGGTCTCGGCCGCGCTCATCAAGGACACCGTCGGCCCGGTCATTTCGCATGGCGCCCTGTCGGTCTTCTCGGGCGTCCTCGAGACCACCATCTCGCTGGACGACACCAGCGGCCTGTATCTCGACTATCGCGTGACCTCCTCCAATGGCGGCACGCCCATCACCGGCACGATCCCGGCGGACAGCAGCACATCGTTCCAGGCCTTTGTGGGCAGTCTGCCGAGCGGCATCCTGACCCTCACGCTCGAAGGGGCCGATGCCTATGGCAACCGGACCAGTGTCAGCAGCACCATCGATGCCGATCTCGCAGCGCCGACCGGCTATGCCATCGCCTTTGCCGATAGCGATATCGCCGCCAACGAAGCCGCCGGCATCACACTTGAGCTGACGGGTCTGGAGAGTGATTCGACCTATTCCGTCACTCTAATTAGCGAAAGCGGCGGCACGCCCATCGTGCTGCGCGGTGCGGCCTCTGGTAGCACCCACACCATCAACGGCATCGATGTGTCCGGCCTCGCCGGTGGGACGCTCATGGCCTATCTCGTCGTGTCCGATGCCGCGGGCAATGGGGGTGACGAGGTCTATGCGACGGCGGCCAAGGATACGGCCGTCCCCGAGACGATCGTCACCGCGCCGAGCGGTGCAGGCCTCCAGCCCTTCGCGCTGCCGCTCTCGTTCGGCGAGCCGGTCACCGGTCTCACTGCCGGGGACTTCCTCGTCGCGAATGCCGGTGTGACGTTGAGCGGGGGTCCTGCCGACTATGTCCTAACCGTGACTCCGACGGGCGCAGGCGATGTCACTATTGGGCTGCCCGCAGGCGCGGCGCAGGACGTGGCGGGCAACCCCACCGCCGCGGTAGACGCGATCACCATCGCTATCGACGCCGTGGTCCCCGAACCCATGGTCTCCACCCCGCCCGCCAGCGTCAACGGTCCCTTCGACCTGTCGATGTCGTTCGGCGAGCCGGTCACCGGTCTCGAGATCGCCGACTTCATCGTCGAGAATGCGACGATAACCTTGTCGGGCGGTCCGGCCGACTGGACCATCACCGTCACCCCGACCGGCGATGGCGACATTGCCATCCGTCTTCCCGAGGGCGCGGCGCAGGATGCGTCGGGGAACCCGACCAAGGCTTTTGCCGCCGATATCGCGGTCGCCTACGACGTCACCGCGCCGGTACCCATGGTGAGCCCGCCTGCGGGCGAGGGCCTCGCGGCCTTCGACCTGCCGATCACCTTCGGCGAGGACGTGTTCGGCCTCACCGCCTCGGACTTCATCGTGGCCAATGCGAGCGTCATCCTGACGGGCGGGCCGAGTAGCTATGTGCTCACGGTGACGCCGAGCGGCGCGGGCGATGTCACCATCGCGCTGCCCGAAGGCGCGGGCGAAGACGGCGCGGGCAACCCAACCGCCGCCATCGTGACCATCACGATCGCGATCGACGCGGTGTTGCCCGAACCCGTGGTCTCGGTGCCGCCGACGAGCGTCAACGGGCCGTTCGACCTGTCACTCTCGTTCGGCGAGCCGGTCATCGGGCTCGAGGCCTCCGACTTCATTGTCGAGAATGCGACGATCGCGCTGTCGGGCGGTCCGGCCGACTGGATCATCACCGTCACTCCGACGGGCGGGGGCGACATCGCCATCCGCCTGCCCGAGGGCGCGGCGCAGGACGCGTCGGGCAATCCGACCAAGGCCTTTGCCGCCGACATTGCGGTGGCCTTCGACGACGAGGCCCCGACCGCGACGCTGAGCGCCGCGCCGGGGCGGATCACCGGGCCGTTCGACCTGGCCATCGCCTTCTCCGAAGCGGTCAGCGGGCTGGCGCTCGATGACTTCACGCTGGTCAATGCCAGCGTGTCGGACCTGCGCACCACCGATGCCAGCCATTATGTCGTCACCGTGACGCCGAGCGCCATGGGCGCCTTCAGCGTCGCGCTGGCCGCCGACGCGGTGGTCGACGGTGCCGGCAATGGCAACCCCGCCTCCGCCGCATATGCCGGCCAATATATCGACGAGGCTGCGGTCCGGAAGGAAACCGTCTCGCTCGTCGCGGGCTTCATGGGACGGCGCGGCGACCAGATCATGTCGGCCGAGCCCGACCTGGGCTCGATGCTGCTCGATCAAGGCGCTGGCGGCAGCGTCGCCGCCAATGGCGAGGGCGCCAATGTGCGCCTGGCGTTCAACGGCACGCTGAACCTGTCGGATCTCGGGGTCCGGCTCGGCGAGGCTCATGCCAAGCGGATCGGCCTGTGGCTTCGCGGCTCCTACGTCCATGCCGACGGCGGCGCGACCGACAGCGACCTCTGGATGGTCCATGGCGGCGCGCATTATCGCTTCGATGACAAGGCATTGCTTGGCCTGATGGGCCAGTATGACGATGCCGCCTTGTCGGACGATACGGCGGGCAGCGCTGCCGAGGGCACGGGCTGGATGGTCGGCCCCTATTTCGCCGCCCGTCTCGCGCCGCGCCTCGTGGTCGATGGCCGCGCGGCGTGGGGCCAGTCGGACAATGAGGTGTCGCCCTATGGCACCTATGTCGACGGCTTCGATGCGACGCGCTCGCTCTATCGCTTCGGCGTGACCGGCGACCTCGACCTGTCGAAGAGCTGGTCGCTGCGACCGCATGCGCGCCTGATCCGCTTCCGTGAGGAGAGCGAGGCCTATGTCGACAGCCAGCAGGTATCGATCCCGGCGGTCAGCGTCGAGGTCGGACGTCTCGCCTTCGGCCCGACGATCGAACGACGGATCGAAGCGAACGAGCGCCACGTCCAGATCGCGCCGCGCTTCGGCATCGAGGGACTTTGGGACTTCGACAGCGAACGCCGCGCCGATGGCGTGGCCGGCTTCGATGGATCGAGTGACGACTTCCGCGCCCGTCTGAAAGCGGGCGTTACCATCGGAACAGGGCAGGTCGGCGTCGACGTCGACACTTTCTACGATGGGATCGGAGCGAACGACTATTCGGCCTATGGCCTGTCGGTGAAACTCCGCACGGGTTTCTGA